Part of the Candidatus Cloacimonadota bacterium genome, TATATGTTAAAATTATTGTTGTAATTCCAACTAAACTTTCAAGTGAAGAGCGTGAATATTATAAAAGATTAGAAATTTTCGACGAAAAAAGAAATTTAAAACCCGGGAAAACCTTCTTTGAAAAACTAAAAGAATACTTTGTTTAACGCTAACTACATCATATCAGAGGCAGACCCGCCTTAGGGGAAAAAACACATAAATGGCCACAATCCGCCTTTCAGTCTTAACCCTCAGACAGAGTAAATAAATCATTCTATTAAAATAGAAAAATTATTGACAGTATAATAACGCTTAGATTTTTTAGCAGACATCTCAACTGAACATATATATCTTATATATCTATAGAGTAAAAATAATAGGTCTAAAAGTTTAAGTATGTTCTTGTTAAATGACCTTGCAAGTTTTAGGAGGCAATAAAATGAGACAAATAATTATCTATCCAGGTGAAGATAACTATTGGGTCGCTGAATGTCCTAGTTTACCAGGATGTATTAGTCAGGGTAAAACAAAGGAAGACGCAATTACGAATATAAAAGAGGCTATACAAGGCTATATTATGGCACTTGAAGAAGATTGTCTTCCTGTTCCTGAAGAGCAGTTTGAAACATTAGTAGTTGCTGTATGAGCAAACTACCAAAAATTTCTGGATGCCAATGTGTCAACGCATTAGAAAAGATGGGATTCTACTTCAAACGACAGCATGGTAGCCATATTATACTTCGTAGAGATAAACCTTTTGCACAGATTGTTGTGCCTGACCATAAGGAACTTGATAGAGGAACATTACGAGCTATCATTCGGCAATCAGGACTCACTATTGATGAATTTATTAAGTGTCTATGACATTGCCATTTCATTTAACATTCCACTATATTCTTCTCTGCCTTCATGTCTATAATAGATTCAAAAAAATCTATCTTCTTGATAGGTGATCTCGTATGTGTATCTGAAGAAAAAGAAATAGAATCTGCAAAAAAATATTCGGCAAAAACAATTAGTTTAGGTAGTCATATAACGAGATGGCAAACAGCAGCAATAGCTATAACTGCAAATGCTTTCTTTTATCACATACAAAAAGACATATCGTTTTTATTAAACTGAAAATTATTGACAGATTAATAACCTCTAACTTTTTTAACTGTTATCGTAATAGCAAAGAATGAATTATAATCAAAAATAATCTAATAAGTTTCATGCCTGCCCTGTGAAATATTTTCTGTTTACTAATCATACTATTTTTCTTATCGGTTATTTCACGGGGTTATTTCGTGGTAAGATTATATAGGAAAATATGAAAATCGGAGTTATTGGCGTAGGACACCTCGGACAGCATCATGCACGAATTTTTTCAGAATTAGATGATTCTGAACTTGTTGGAGTATATGATATTGACTTTCAAAGAGCAGAGACTATTGCTCAACAAAATCATTGTAAGAAATTCCACTCAGTAAAGGATTTACTAAAAAGAGTTGATGCTGTAAGTATTGCCACTCCAACTACAACTCATTTCAATTATTGTAAAGAAAGTCTAAACATGGGAAAACACATTTTCGTTGAAAAACCAGTTTGCAGTAATTTAGAAGATGCAAAAGAATTGGTTTCTATTGCAGAAAATAACAATCTGAAAATCCAGGTTGGACATATTGAACGGTTTAATCCAGCAATTATGGCTCTTTCTAAAATTCTAATCAACCCAATTTTTATTGAGGCAAATCGCATAGCACCTTTTACACCACGAGGAAGTGATGTCCCAGTAGTTCTTGACTTAATGATTCATGATATTGATATTATCTTATCGCTGATGAGAAGTAGAGTAAAAAACATAAAGGCGGTCGGTATCCCTATATTAACAAATGATATTGACATTGCAAATGCAAAAATAGAGTTTAAAAATGGTGCACTGGCAAATATTACAGCGAGCCGTATCTCTTTAAAGCGAGAGAGAAAAATCAGATTCTTTCAGAAAAATATGTATATCTCCTTAGATTATCAAAAAAAAGATGTGCAGGTAGTTAAAAAAAGTGTTGAAATAGAACAAGTTATGAAAGAAATAATGTCAGGAAAAAGGCAGCCAGATATTTCAGAATTATATAATAGGCAAAAGTTGGAAATCATTGAAAAAGAACCATTAAAATCAGAACTAGAAAATTTTGTTGATGCCATTCAAAATAACAAACGACCCATTGTTAATGGGCAGGATGGATACGAAGCATTAAGAGTTGCTTTTCTGATTCTGAAAGATATTGAAAAACACAGAAAGGAATCTAAACTAATTTAGCACTTATGACAAAGAAAGTATATTTGAAAAACATTGATAAGTATGAGGGGAAAAAAGTTCTCATTGAAGGTTGGATTAGAAATAAACGCTCAAGTGGTAAAATCCAATTCCTAATAATTCGTGATGGCACTGATGAAATCCAGGCAGTTGCATTCAAACCAAACTTATCTGATGAAATATTTAATAAATGTGAATCACTAACTCTGGAATCATCAGTAAGAATATATGGAATAGTAAAACCAGAAAAAAGGTCTCCTGCTGGTTACGAGATTGAACTTACTGATATTGATATTATTCAGATTTCGGATGAGTTCCCAATTCAGAAAAAAGAGCACGGCATCACTTTCTTGTTAGACAACCGACATCTCTGGCTTCGCTCACGCAAACAAATTGCTATGCTAAAAATTCGCCATACAGTCTATTACGCAATTTGTGACTATCTGAATAATAATGGATTCTACAGATTTGATTCCCCTATATTGACTCCAAATGCTTGCGAAGGAACAACTACACTTTTTGAAGTCCCATATTTTGATAAAGGTTCTGCCTATCTATCACAATCAGGACAGTTGTATTTGGAACCTGGTATAACGAGTTTGGGAAGGGTTTATGATTTCGGTCCTGTTTTTAGAGCTGAAAAATCTAAAACTAGAAAACATCTTACCGAATTCTGGATGATGGATGCTGAGGCAGCTTTTGTTGAACATAAAGAAAATATGAAGATTCAAGAAGAATTGATTCGCTTTGTAATCAATTCTGTTCTTGAAAAAAATAAAAAAGAATTGAGTATTCTAAAAAGAGACATTGAAAAACTCAAGAAAGCAGATGCTCCATTCAAAATTATCACTTACAAAGAAATGATAGATATACTTCATTCCAAAGGTTTCAAAATAAAATATGGTGATGATTTGGGAGCTCAAGAAGAAGAAATGCTCACTGATGATTCAGAAGTCCCAATCTTTGTAGAAAAATGGCCTAAAGAAATTAAAGCAT contains:
- a CDS encoding type II toxin-antitoxin system HicB family antitoxin yields the protein MRQIIIYPGEDNYWVAECPSLPGCISQGKTKEDAITNIKEAIQGYIMALEEDCLPVPEEQFETLVVAV
- a CDS encoding type II toxin-antitoxin system HicA family toxin; translated protein: MSKLPKISGCQCVNALEKMGFYFKRQHGSHIILRRDKPFAQIVVPDHKELDRGTLRAIIRQSGLTIDEFIKCL
- a CDS encoding Gfo/Idh/MocA family oxidoreductase, with translation MKIGVIGVGHLGQHHARIFSELDDSELVGVYDIDFQRAETIAQQNHCKKFHSVKDLLKRVDAVSIATPTTTHFNYCKESLNMGKHIFVEKPVCSNLEDAKELVSIAENNNLKIQVGHIERFNPAIMALSKILINPIFIEANRIAPFTPRGSDVPVVLDLMIHDIDIILSLMRSRVKNIKAVGIPILTNDIDIANAKIEFKNGALANITASRISLKRERKIRFFQKNMYISLDYQKKDVQVVKKSVEIEQVMKEIMSGKRQPDISELYNRQKLEIIEKEPLKSELENFVDAIQNNKRPIVNGQDGYEALRVAFLILKDIEKHRKESKLI
- the asnS gene encoding asparagine--tRNA ligase; its protein translation is MTKKVYLKNIDKYEGKKVLIEGWIRNKRSSGKIQFLIIRDGTDEIQAVAFKPNLSDEIFNKCESLTLESSVRIYGIVKPEKRSPAGYEIELTDIDIIQISDEFPIQKKEHGITFLLDNRHLWLRSRKQIAMLKIRHTVYYAICDYLNNNGFYRFDSPILTPNACEGTTTLFEVPYFDKGSAYLSQSGQLYLEPGITSLGRVYDFGPVFRAEKSKTRKHLTEFWMMDAEAAFVEHKENMKIQEELIRFVINSVLEKNKKELSILKRDIEKLKKADAPFKIITYKEMIDILHSKGFKIKYGDDLGAQEEEMLTDDSEVPIFVEKWPKEIKAFYMKLDKENPGLSLCADLIAPEKFGEIIGGSQREDDCEILKARIEEENLPLKDYQWYLDLRKYGSVPHSGFGVGLERLIGWMSGVKHIREAIPFPRIINRLSP